Proteins co-encoded in one Streptomyces sp. NBC_01283 genomic window:
- a CDS encoding amino acid ABC transporter permease, whose product MSSSSGTLAKAATAPPGTPPPDVPRIVPQRRAGQWVAAAAVLVLLALAVNSVVRNEAFQWDVVGDYFTSASVLRGLWLTLWLTAVVMALGFALGAVLAMGRLSSNPVLRAVSWGYVWLFRSMPILVQLLFWFNIGALYPYLFGVKTVNLLGPITIAVIGLTLHEAAYAAEVVRGGILSVDRGQIEAAQALGLSRWRRWRRIVLPQAMRSIVPPAGNMLIGTLKGTSIVSVIAVQDLLYSVQLVYHRTYQVIPLLLVATIWYVVITSLLSVGQYYVERHYARGSERTR is encoded by the coding sequence ATGTCTTCGTCATCCGGCACGCTCGCCAAAGCCGCGACCGCCCCTCCCGGGACCCCGCCACCCGATGTCCCGCGCATCGTGCCGCAGCGCCGTGCCGGGCAGTGGGTGGCCGCCGCCGCGGTCCTCGTGCTCCTCGCGCTCGCCGTCAACTCCGTCGTCCGCAACGAAGCGTTCCAGTGGGACGTGGTCGGTGACTACTTCACCTCCGCCTCCGTGCTGCGCGGACTCTGGCTCACGCTCTGGCTGACCGCCGTCGTCATGGCGCTCGGCTTCGCGCTCGGCGCGGTGCTCGCCATGGGGCGGCTCTCGTCCAACCCCGTTCTCCGCGCGGTCAGTTGGGGCTATGTGTGGCTCTTCAGGTCGATGCCGATCCTGGTGCAGCTGCTGTTCTGGTTCAACATCGGGGCGCTGTACCCGTACCTCTTCGGCGTGAAGACGGTGAACCTCCTCGGGCCCATCACCATCGCCGTCATCGGGCTCACCCTGCACGAGGCCGCGTACGCCGCCGAGGTGGTGCGCGGCGGGATCCTCTCCGTCGACCGCGGGCAGATCGAGGCCGCGCAGGCGCTCGGGCTGAGCCGGTGGCGCAGATGGCGGCGGATCGTCCTTCCGCAGGCCATGCGCTCCATCGTGCCGCCGGCCGGGAACATGCTGATCGGCACGCTCAAGGGCACCTCGATCGTCAGCGTGATCGCCGTGCAGGACCTGCTGTACTCCGTGCAGCTCGTCTACCACCGCACCTACCAGGTCATCCCGCTGCTCCTGGTCGCCACCATCTGGTACGTGGTGATCACCTCACTCCTGAGCGTCGGCCAGTACTACGTGGAGCGGCACTACGCGCGCGGTTCGGAGCGCACCCGATGA
- a CDS encoding amino acid ABC transporter permease has product MSVTERRPPASDIAKDDFGALKVVPVRHPWRWAAVLATAVLVAQFAHGLATNSGWEWEVFAEFFTADVILEAVWVTLQLTFYGTVLGFALGIVIAFMRLSASPFLRAVAVAYIWAFRSIPLIVQLLFWFNLAYLYKELRFGIPFGPGFFSFDTMGLVGAMSAAVLGLALHQAAYAAEIVRAGVLSVDSGQLEAAAALGIPRLRQIRRIVLPQAMRSILPNAANEIISLFKGTSIVSVMAIGELFYQVQVIYGRNGRVVPLLMVATAWYVLLTSALSVLQHYVERHFSKGASR; this is encoded by the coding sequence ATGAGCGTGACGGAGCGCAGGCCGCCCGCGAGTGACATCGCGAAGGACGACTTCGGGGCGCTGAAGGTCGTCCCCGTACGCCACCCCTGGCGCTGGGCCGCCGTCCTCGCGACGGCCGTCCTCGTGGCCCAGTTCGCGCACGGCCTGGCCACCAACTCCGGCTGGGAATGGGAGGTGTTCGCCGAGTTCTTCACCGCCGACGTGATCCTCGAGGCGGTCTGGGTCACCCTCCAGCTCACCTTCTACGGCACGGTGCTCGGCTTCGCGCTCGGCATCGTGATCGCCTTCATGCGGCTCTCGGCGAGCCCGTTCCTGAGGGCGGTGGCCGTCGCCTACATCTGGGCCTTCCGGTCGATCCCGCTGATCGTGCAGCTGCTCTTCTGGTTCAACCTGGCCTATCTCTACAAGGAGCTGCGGTTCGGGATCCCGTTCGGGCCCGGCTTCTTCTCCTTCGACACGATGGGGCTCGTCGGCGCGATGAGCGCGGCGGTCCTCGGGCTCGCCCTGCACCAGGCCGCGTACGCCGCCGAGATCGTGCGCGCGGGCGTCCTGTCCGTCGACAGCGGCCAGCTGGAGGCGGCGGCGGCGCTCGGCATTCCCCGGCTGCGGCAGATCCGCCGCATCGTCCTGCCGCAGGCGATGCGCTCGATCCTGCCCAACGCGGCCAACGAGATCATCTCCCTCTTCAAGGGCACCTCGATCGTCTCCGTGATGGCGATCGGCGAGCTCTTCTACCAGGTGCAGGTCATCTACGGCCGCAACGGCCGCGTCGTGCCGCTCCTGATGGTCGCCACCGCCTGGTACGTCCTGCTCACCAGCGCCCTCTCCGTCCTCCAGCACTACGTCGAACGTCACTTCTCGAAGGGGGCATCGCGATGA
- a CDS encoding amino acid ABC transporter ATP-binding protein: protein MSAMVELRSVHKSFGSLEVLRGLDLEVRKGEVTVILGPSGSGKSTLLRAINHLEKVDKGWISVDGALVGYRRSGDKLYELREREVLKQRTRIGFVFQNFNLFPHLTVLENIVEAPVSALKRPRKEAVADAGTLLARVGLADKADAYPKQLSGGQQQRVAIARALALEPKLLLFDEPTSALDPELVGEVLDVIKDLAGQGTTMIVVTHEIGFAREVADTVVFMDEGLIVEQGAPGDVLDRPRHDRTRAFLSKVL from the coding sequence ATGAGCGCGATGGTCGAACTCCGGTCCGTACACAAGTCCTTCGGGTCCCTGGAAGTCCTGCGGGGCCTCGATCTGGAGGTACGGAAGGGGGAAGTCACCGTCATCCTCGGTCCCTCCGGCTCCGGCAAGTCCACGCTCCTGCGCGCCATCAACCACCTGGAGAAGGTGGACAAGGGCTGGATCAGCGTCGACGGCGCACTCGTCGGCTACCGCCGCTCCGGCGACAAGCTGTACGAGCTGCGCGAACGCGAGGTGCTCAAGCAGCGCACCCGGATCGGCTTCGTCTTCCAGAACTTCAATCTCTTCCCGCATCTGACCGTCCTGGAGAACATCGTCGAGGCGCCCGTCTCGGCGCTGAAGCGCCCGCGCAAGGAAGCCGTCGCCGACGCCGGGACCCTGCTTGCCCGGGTCGGGCTCGCCGACAAGGCGGACGCCTACCCCAAGCAGCTCTCCGGCGGACAGCAGCAGCGCGTGGCCATCGCCCGCGCGCTCGCCCTGGAGCCGAAGCTGCTGCTCTTCGACGAGCCGACGTCCGCGCTCGACCCCGAACTGGTCGGTGAAGTCCTCGACGTCATCAAGGACTTGGCCGGCCAGGGCACCACGATGATCGTCGTCACCCACGAGATCGGCTTCGCGCGCGAGGTCGCCGACACGGTCGTCTTCATGGACGAGGGACTCATCGTCGAGCAGGGCGCCCCCGGTGACGTGCTCGACCGGCCGCGGCACGACCGCACCCGCGCTTTTCTCTCCAAGGTCCTCTAG
- a CDS encoding ABC transporter substrate-binding protein, protein MFSRRTLSASVAALALAPLLGACGGDSDAATGGGEPGTKKVGNINIGPDQNRVRGKKVDAVADLVPDEVRERGTLRLGGSADSVAPLGFYATDDKTRIGSEVDIASLVADTLGLKPTFQQVSWENLFVGLDSGKFDGVFSNVTVTEERKEKYDFATYRHDNIAFEARKDADWTAKKPADVAGRAIAVSSGTNQEKILLDWSEQNEKAGREPVAVKYFQKDSDYYLALQSGRIDAYLGPNPSAAYHVASSGQTKIIGTLSGGGPDIQGEIAATTKKDSGLVDAYAAALNHVIKDGSYAKVLKRWGLTGEAVQKSQVNPKGLPKP, encoded by the coding sequence ATGTTCTCCCGACGCACCCTCTCCGCATCCGTCGCCGCCCTGGCCCTCGCGCCCCTGCTGGGCGCCTGCGGCGGGGACAGCGACGCCGCGACCGGCGGCGGCGAGCCCGGCACCAAGAAGGTCGGCAACATCAACATCGGGCCCGACCAGAACCGCGTACGCGGGAAGAAGGTGGACGCCGTCGCGGACCTCGTGCCCGACGAGGTGCGCGAGCGCGGCACGCTGCGGCTCGGCGGCAGCGCCGACTCGGTCGCGCCCCTCGGCTTCTACGCCACCGACGACAAGACGCGGATCGGCTCCGAGGTCGACATCGCGAGCCTGGTCGCCGACACACTCGGCCTGAAACCCACGTTCCAGCAGGTCTCCTGGGAGAATCTCTTCGTCGGCCTGGACAGCGGGAAGTTCGACGGCGTCTTCTCGAACGTCACGGTGACCGAGGAGCGCAAGGAGAAGTACGACTTCGCGACCTACCGCCACGACAACATCGCCTTCGAGGCCCGCAAGGACGCCGACTGGACGGCGAAGAAGCCGGCGGACGTGGCGGGCAGGGCGATCGCGGTCTCCTCCGGCACCAACCAGGAGAAGATCCTCCTCGACTGGAGCGAGCAGAACGAGAAGGCCGGGCGCGAGCCGGTCGCCGTCAAGTACTTCCAGAAGGACTCCGACTACTACCTGGCCCTCCAGTCGGGCCGCATCGACGCCTACCTCGGCCCGAACCCGTCGGCCGCGTACCACGTCGCGTCATCTGGCCAGACGAAGATCATCGGGACGCTGTCGGGCGGCGGACCCGACATCCAGGGCGAGATCGCCGCCACCACGAAGAAGGACAGCGGGCTCGTCGACGCCTACGCCGCCGCGCTCAACCACGTGATCAAGGACGGCAGTTACGCCAAGGTACTCAAGCGCTGGGGCCTGACCGGCGAGGCCGTGCAGAAGTCGCAGGTCAACCCCAAGGGTCTGCCCAAGCCGTAG
- a CDS encoding DUF1684 domain-containing protein, giving the protein MTTDASTDASRDWKHWHEQRTETVSAPYGPLSLTGTHWLADYPDGSLPDIPGRWTEVGDEIVLTAEAGDGLTLDGQLFDGEARLTADPGPVGAARVGHGDRRLVVLRREGLWAVRDFDPGSAARRAFRGIEATGYDARWAVPGRFIPYAAETTTDGVRTVRVGNADGVERGLGLSGELAFTLAGKDHTLQVSVEGDGSLWAVFADATSGVSSYRFRFLRPAAPDAEGRTTVDLNRALLPPCAFADHFICPFPPPGNTLDAEIAAGERNLIDR; this is encoded by the coding sequence ATGACGACGGACGCATCGACGGACGCATCGCGCGACTGGAAGCACTGGCACGAGCAGCGGACGGAGACGGTGTCGGCGCCCTACGGCCCGCTCTCCCTCACCGGCACCCACTGGCTCGCGGACTACCCGGACGGCTCGCTTCCGGACATCCCCGGGCGCTGGACCGAGGTGGGCGACGAGATCGTCCTGACCGCCGAGGCGGGCGACGGGCTCACCCTCGACGGGCAGCTCTTCGACGGAGAGGCCCGGCTCACCGCCGACCCCGGCCCGGTCGGCGCGGCCCGCGTCGGGCACGGCGACCGCCGCCTGGTCGTGCTGCGCCGCGAAGGGCTCTGGGCGGTACGCGACTTCGACCCGGGGTCCGCCGCGCGCCGTGCCTTCCGGGGCATCGAGGCCACCGGGTACGACGCGCGCTGGGCGGTACCCGGGCGTTTCATCCCGTATGCCGCCGAAACCACCACCGACGGGGTGCGCACCGTCCGGGTCGGCAACGCGGACGGGGTGGAGCGGGGGCTCGGCCTCAGCGGTGAGCTGGCGTTCACCTTGGCCGGAAAGGACCACACGCTCCAGGTGTCGGTGGAGGGCGACGGCTCGCTGTGGGCGGTGTTCGCCGACGCGACCAGCGGGGTGTCCAGCTACCGGTTCCGCTTCCTGCGGCCCGCCGCGCCGGACGCCGAGGGCCGTACGACGGTGGACCTCAACCGCGCGCTTCTTCCCCCGTGCGCCTTCGCCGACCACTTCATCTGCCCTTTCCCGCCGCCGGGCAACACCCTCGACGCCGAGATCGCCGCGGGGGAGCGGAACCTCATCGATCGCTGA
- a CDS encoding S1 family peptidase: MRNKRTTPRSGIARRTRLLAVATGLVAAGALAVPAANANDVTTFSSAQLTKASDAVLDADVAGTAWSVDKATNRLVVTADSTVSKAEIAKIREAAGSNAGALKVERTPGKFNKLISGGDAIYASGWRCSLGFNVRSGSTYYFLTAGHCTDGAGTWWSNSGHTTTIGSTTGSSFPTNDYGIVKYSGSVSHPGTVGSQDITSAVNATLNQTVTRRGSTTGTHSGKVTGLNATVNYGGGDIVYGMIKTTVCAEPGDSGGPLYAGTKAIGLTSGGSGNCSSGGTTFFQPVTEALSAYGVSVY, translated from the coding sequence GTGAGGAACAAGCGCACCACCCCCCGCAGCGGCATAGCGAGACGTACTCGTCTGCTCGCCGTGGCCACCGGACTCGTGGCCGCCGGCGCGCTCGCCGTCCCCGCTGCGAACGCCAATGACGTCACCACCTTCAGCTCGGCGCAGCTCACCAAGGCGAGCGACGCGGTGCTCGACGCGGATGTGGCAGGCACCGCATGGAGCGTCGACAAGGCGACGAACCGTCTGGTCGTCACCGCCGACAGCACCGTCTCCAAGGCCGAGATCGCCAAGATCCGGGAGGCGGCGGGCAGCAACGCGGGCGCCCTCAAGGTCGAGCGCACTCCCGGCAAGTTCAACAAGCTGATCTCCGGCGGCGACGCGATCTACGCGTCCGGCTGGCGCTGCTCGCTCGGCTTCAACGTCCGCAGCGGCAGTACCTACTACTTCCTCACCGCCGGTCACTGCACCGACGGCGCGGGCACCTGGTGGTCCAACTCGGGCCACACCACCACGATTGGGAGCACGACAGGGTCCAGCTTCCCGACCAACGACTACGGCATCGTCAAGTACTCCGGTTCGGTCAGCCACCCCGGAACGGTCGGCAGCCAGGACATCACCAGTGCCGTCAACGCCACCCTGAACCAGACCGTCACCCGGCGCGGCTCCACCACCGGTACCCACAGCGGTAAGGTCACGGGCCTGAACGCGACCGTCAACTACGGCGGCGGTGACATCGTCTACGGCATGATCAAGACCACGGTCTGTGCCGAACCCGGCGACAGCGGCGGTCCGCTCTACGCGGGCACCAAGGCGATCGGCCTCACCTCGGGCGGCAGCGGCAACTGCTCCTCGGGCGGCACGACGTTCTTCCAGCCCGTCACCGAGGCGCTCAGCGCGTACGGCGTGAGCGTCTACTGA
- a CDS encoding slipin family protein gives MVEELVAAAVTVGSVGALYAMAAARVVKQYERGVVLRLGRLQRSVRGPGLTMIVPFVDRLRKVNMQIVTMPVPAQDGITRDNVTVRVDAVIYFKVIDAAEAVVQVEDYRFAVSQMAQTSLRSIIGKSDLDDLLSNREKLNQGLELMIDSPAVGWGVQIDRVEIKDVSLPETMKRSMARQAEADRERRARVINADAELQASKKLAEAAHQMSEEPAALQLRLLQTVVAVAAEKNSTLVLPFPVELLRFLERAQQAQQPAAAETPAAKPPAAAPPAAVSEAPAAVTETPAVALPDFGVPGPEVTAPGAPEASRTGQD, from the coding sequence ATGGTCGAGGAGCTGGTGGCGGCGGCGGTGACCGTCGGGTCTGTCGGAGCGCTCTACGCGATGGCCGCGGCGCGTGTGGTCAAACAGTACGAACGGGGCGTGGTGCTCCGGCTCGGACGGCTGCAGCGTTCGGTGCGCGGGCCCGGGCTCACGATGATCGTGCCGTTCGTGGACCGGCTCCGTAAGGTGAACATGCAGATCGTGACGATGCCGGTCCCGGCGCAGGACGGCATCACCCGGGACAACGTCACGGTGCGGGTGGACGCGGTCATCTACTTCAAGGTGATCGATGCCGCCGAGGCCGTCGTCCAGGTGGAGGACTACCGCTTCGCGGTGTCGCAGATGGCGCAGACCTCCTTGCGGTCGATCATCGGCAAGAGTGATCTGGATGATCTGCTCTCCAACCGCGAGAAGCTCAACCAGGGCCTGGAGCTGATGATCGACTCTCCCGCGGTCGGGTGGGGCGTGCAGATCGACCGGGTCGAGATCAAGGACGTGTCGCTCCCGGAGACCATGAAGCGGTCGATGGCCCGGCAGGCCGAGGCGGACCGTGAGCGGCGGGCCCGCGTGATCAACGCGGACGCAGAGCTGCAGGCCTCCAAGAAGCTGGCCGAGGCCGCGCACCAGATGTCGGAGGAGCCGGCCGCGCTCCAACTGAGGCTGCTGCAGACCGTGGTGGCCGTCGCCGCCGAGAAGAACTCGACCCTCGTGCTGCCTTTCCCCGTGGAGCTCCTGCGCTTCCTGGAGCGGGCCCAGCAGGCGCAGCAGCCGGCCGCCGCCGAGACCCCCGCCGCGAAGCCTCCCGCCGCGGCGCCTCCCGCAGCGGTGTCCGAGGCGCCCGCCGCCGTGACCGAAACTCCCGCCGTCGCGCTGCCGGACTTCGGGGTTCCGGGGCCGGAAGTGACCGCTCCGGGCGCGCCGGAAGCGTCGAGAACCGGACAGGACTAG
- a CDS encoding S1 family peptidase, translating into MKHRRISKRRAAVAGAGITALIAAGITFQTANASESAPTPTPDTLSIAKAGKLASSLGKDLGLDAAGTYYDAKAKNLVVNVLDESAADAIESAGAKARIVENSLAELKGARSTLRDKASIPGTSWAVDPATNKVVVTADRTVKGAELDKLGAVVKGLGGKAELQRSKGEFKPFIAGGDAIWGGGGRCSLGFNVVKDGAPHFLTAGHCTESITSWSEEQGGPVIGENAGSSFPDNDYGIVKYSGDTAHPSEVDLYNGSTQAITKAGDATVGQKVQRSGSTTQVHDGTVTGLDATVNYGNGDVVNGLIQTDVCAEPGDSGGSLFAGDTALGLTSGGSGDCSAGGETFFQPVPEALSAFGAEIG; encoded by the coding sequence TTGAAGCACCGACGCATATCCAAGCGACGTGCCGCCGTGGCAGGTGCGGGCATCACCGCACTGATCGCCGCCGGAATCACCTTCCAGACTGCGAACGCGAGTGAGAGTGCCCCGACCCCCACGCCGGACACCCTCTCGATCGCGAAGGCCGGAAAGCTCGCCTCGTCCCTCGGAAAGGACCTCGGCCTCGACGCGGCCGGAACGTACTACGACGCCAAGGCCAAGAACCTCGTCGTGAACGTCCTCGACGAGAGTGCGGCCGACGCCATCGAGTCGGCGGGAGCCAAGGCGAGAATCGTCGAGAACTCCCTCGCCGAGCTGAAGGGTGCCCGGTCGACGCTCAGGGACAAGGCCTCCATCCCCGGCACCTCGTGGGCGGTCGACCCGGCCACCAACAAGGTCGTCGTCACGGCCGACCGCACGGTCAAGGGCGCCGAGCTCGACAAGCTCGGCGCGGTCGTCAAGGGGCTCGGCGGCAAGGCCGAACTCCAGCGCAGCAAGGGGGAGTTCAAGCCCTTCATCGCGGGTGGCGACGCCATCTGGGGTGGTGGCGGCCGCTGCTCGCTCGGCTTCAACGTGGTCAAGGACGGTGCGCCGCACTTCCTGACCGCGGGCCACTGCACCGAGTCGATCACCAGCTGGTCCGAGGAGCAGGGCGGACCGGTCATCGGTGAGAACGCGGGCTCCAGCTTCCCCGACAACGACTACGGCATCGTCAAGTACAGCGGCGACACCGCGCACCCGAGCGAGGTGGACCTCTACAACGGCTCGACGCAGGCCATCACCAAGGCGGGCGACGCGACCGTCGGCCAGAAGGTGCAGCGCAGTGGCTCGACGACGCAGGTGCACGACGGCACGGTCACCGGTCTCGACGCCACCGTGAACTACGGCAACGGCGACGTCGTCAACGGACTCATCCAGACCGACGTCTGCGCCGAGCCCGGTGACAGCGGCGGCTCGCTCTTCGCGGGCGACACCGCGCTCGGCCTGACCTCGGGCGGCAGCGGTGACTGCAGCGCCGGCGGGGAGACGTTCTTCCAGCCGGTTCCGGAAGCGCTGAGCGCCTTCGGCGCGGAAATCGGCTGA